The Brachybacterium huguangmaarense genome contains a region encoding:
- a CDS encoding LacI family DNA-binding transcriptional regulator, protein MAKTRLKDIAERAGVSESTVSRVLNRRSGIAEETQRLVREAARELGHHDVGEEGELVGVLVPDLENPIFCQWADRLEAELFERGAASIISTRARGIQGEAAAFERFLRLDATGVVVVSGFHAQPSGPVEHYRRLVHEGVSLALINGVREEIDATFISTDDDHAMRLATAHLRELGHTAIGLAVGDERTWPVRQKVRTFEGLIDHEQSPARDIAFTDFSYAGGYQAARELIERGCTAIVCGSDVMAAGALEGVRSLGLAVPADVSVIGYDDAQWAGLTNPALTTVRQSVPEMARAAVRAVLEGGEGSRRAVRSEVAMMPQLIVRGSTGAAPHVRR, encoded by the coding sequence ATGGCCAAGACCCGGCTGAAGGACATCGCGGAGCGCGCCGGAGTCAGCGAGTCCACGGTCTCGCGCGTGCTCAACCGGCGCAGCGGCATCGCCGAGGAGACCCAGCGCCTCGTGCGGGAGGCCGCACGCGAGCTCGGCCACCACGACGTGGGGGAGGAGGGCGAGCTGGTCGGGGTCCTGGTGCCCGACCTCGAGAACCCCATCTTCTGCCAGTGGGCCGACCGCCTCGAGGCCGAGCTGTTCGAACGGGGGGCGGCGTCGATCATCTCCACCCGCGCCCGGGGCATCCAGGGTGAGGCCGCCGCCTTCGAGCGCTTCCTGCGCCTCGACGCGACCGGGGTGGTGGTCGTCTCCGGCTTCCACGCCCAGCCGAGCGGTCCCGTCGAGCACTACCGCCGCCTCGTGCACGAGGGCGTCTCGCTCGCGCTCATCAACGGCGTGCGCGAGGAGATCGACGCGACCTTCATCTCGACCGACGACGACCACGCGATGCGGCTCGCGACGGCGCACCTGCGCGAGCTCGGGCACACCGCGATCGGGCTCGCCGTGGGCGACGAGCGCACGTGGCCCGTGCGCCAGAAGGTGCGCACCTTCGAGGGGCTCATCGACCACGAGCAGTCGCCCGCCCGCGACATCGCCTTCACCGACTTCTCGTACGCCGGCGGCTACCAGGCCGCCCGCGAGCTCATCGAACGCGGCTGCACCGCGATCGTGTGCGGCTCCGACGTGATGGCGGCCGGCGCCCTCGAGGGCGTGCGCTCGCTCGGACTCGCCGTCCCCGCCGACGTCTCCGTGATCGGCTACGACGACGCCCAGTGGGCCGGGCTGACCAACCCGGCCCTGACCACCGTGCGCCAGAGCGTCCCGGAGATGGCGCGCGCCGCCGTGCGCGCCGTGCTCGAGGGCGGCGAGGGGTCGCGGCGCGCCGTGCGCTCGGAGGTCGCGATGATGCCGCAGCTGATCGTGCGCGGCTCGACGGGAGCCGCGCCGCACGTGCGGCGATAG
- a CDS encoding ABC transporter permease subunit, translated as MTSLTAPAHRERSTSVPAVVGRVLLLGIVLAVTVWIVPVMIATKQWLWVGVTIPAAVLFFVLYSTKRFIPGKYIFPGTFFLATFLIVPIVLTVSYSFTNYGDGSRGSKEEAIASITGNSVQQAPDSPLYAMSVGTTGTPTDGPFTLFLVNQQTGEVEMGEDGKKATAADSSDVTVTDGRVTAADGYTMLDPRQINAAYQTISQIAVEVDDTRAIRAQGPNQAFVGTKVLQYDEATDTITNTSTGEKYTVGKVGDSEVFVDSTGKQAFAQGWLQNVGGDNYIRLFTNSKIAQQFLQALAWTLVFAIGSVLLCFVVGFALALTLNDERIRGRKVYRSVLLIPYAIPGFISLLVWSNFYNKDFGLINQTLHLHLDWFGDPTLAKVAVLLTNLWMGFPYMFIVCTGALQSIPDELMEASRIDGASRLQTTLRIVTPLLLVSVAPLLVSSFAFNFNNFNAIQLLTQGGPFAPGEYDRGGTDILISMIYRIAFGGGGSDFGFASAISVALFVLTGVLAMIQFRFTRVLEDIN; from the coding sequence ATGACCTCCCTGACGGCGCCCGCGCATCGCGAGCGCTCCACCTCCGTCCCCGCCGTCGTCGGCAGGGTTCTGCTCCTGGGCATCGTGCTCGCGGTGACCGTCTGGATCGTGCCCGTCATGATCGCCACGAAGCAGTGGCTGTGGGTCGGGGTGACCATCCCCGCCGCCGTCCTCTTCTTCGTGCTCTACAGCACCAAGCGCTTCATCCCGGGCAAGTACATCTTCCCGGGCACGTTCTTCCTGGCCACGTTCCTGATCGTCCCGATCGTGCTGACGGTCAGCTACTCCTTCACCAACTACGGCGACGGCAGCCGCGGGTCGAAGGAGGAGGCGATCGCCTCGATCACGGGCAACTCCGTGCAGCAGGCACCCGATTCGCCGCTCTACGCGATGTCGGTGGGCACGACGGGCACGCCGACCGACGGCCCCTTCACCCTGTTCCTCGTCAACCAGCAGACCGGCGAGGTCGAGATGGGCGAGGACGGTAAGAAGGCGACCGCCGCCGACTCCTCCGACGTGACCGTCACCGACGGCCGCGTGACCGCGGCGGACGGCTACACCATGCTCGACCCGCGCCAGATCAACGCCGCCTATCAGACGATCAGCCAGATCGCCGTCGAGGTCGACGACACCCGCGCGATCCGTGCCCAGGGGCCCAACCAGGCCTTCGTGGGCACCAAGGTGCTCCAGTACGACGAGGCCACCGACACGATCACCAACACCTCGACGGGAGAGAAGTACACCGTCGGCAAGGTCGGCGACAGCGAGGTGTTCGTCGACTCGACCGGCAAGCAGGCCTTCGCCCAGGGCTGGCTGCAGAACGTGGGCGGCGACAACTACATCCGCCTGTTCACCAACTCCAAGATCGCCCAGCAGTTCCTCCAGGCCCTCGCCTGGACCCTCGTGTTCGCGATCGGCTCCGTGCTGCTGTGCTTCGTGGTGGGCTTCGCGCTCGCCCTGACCCTGAACGACGAGCGGATCCGGGGCCGCAAGGTCTACCGCTCGGTGCTCCTGATCCCCTACGCGATCCCCGGGTTCATCTCGCTGCTCGTGTGGTCGAACTTCTACAACAAGGACTTTGGCCTCATCAACCAGACGCTGCACCTGCATCTCGACTGGTTCGGCGACCCCACGCTCGCCAAGGTCGCCGTGCTCCTGACGAACCTGTGGATGGGCTTCCCGTACATGTTCATCGTGTGCACGGGCGCCCTGCAGTCGATCCCCGACGAGCTCATGGAGGCCTCGCGCATCGACGGCGCGAGCCGCCTGCAGACCACCCTGCGCATCGTGACCCCGCTGCTGCTCGTCTCGGTCGCCCCGCTCCTGGTCTCGTCCTTCGCCTTCAACTTCAACAACTTCAACGCGATCCAGCTGCTGACCCAGGGCGGCCCGTTCGCGCCGGGCGAGTACGACCGCGGCGGCACCGACATCCTCATCTCGATGATCTATCGCATCGCCTTCGGCGGCGGCGGCTCGGACTTCGGCTTCGCCTCCGCGATCTCGGTCGCGCTGTTCGTCCTGACGGGCGTGCTCGCGATGATCCAGTTCCGCTTCACCCGCGTCCTCGAAGACATCAACTGA
- a CDS encoding sugar ABC transporter substrate-binding protein — MVQIRRKSFLALGTVGTAAFLAACGSNDDSSDSSASDGGGASDAGGSGDAPARADADLVVWADDKKAESLQGPAKTWADANGLTIAVQAVSGDLQGSFVTANQAGNGPDVVIGAHDWIGNLVQNGAIAPVQLPADAQQKVAPVGLTAVTYDGQVYGVPYSVETLALFANKTLTQVPEPKSIEELVSAAQAGGAENPLSLPIGEAGDAYHMEPLYSSAGGYLFKRNDDGTYDTSDLGVGKEGSIAAAEKMHDLGQQGVLKTTISGDNAISLFTDGKAAYLISGPWALSDIKTAKVDFAMAAVPGFEGMQPARSFAGVNAFYVATKAKNQAFAVQFVNAVATDPSIAEGMFGVNELPPTSLDLQQSLAADNPEMVQIAQYAENADPMPAIPQMQEVWGPLGQAEANIVKGADPTSTMESAGQEITSKI, encoded by the coding sequence ATGGTGCAGATTCGTCGCAAGTCATTTCTTGCCCTGGGAACTGTCGGCACGGCGGCCTTCCTGGCCGCGTGCGGCAGCAACGATGATTCGTCCGACAGCTCGGCGTCCGACGGCGGCGGCGCCAGCGACGCGGGCGGCAGCGGCGACGCTCCCGCGCGCGCCGATGCCGACCTCGTGGTCTGGGCGGACGACAAGAAGGCCGAGTCCCTCCAGGGCCCTGCCAAGACGTGGGCCGACGCCAACGGCCTCACCATTGCCGTCCAGGCCGTCTCGGGCGACCTCCAGGGCTCGTTCGTGACCGCCAACCAGGCCGGCAACGGCCCCGACGTCGTGATCGGCGCGCACGACTGGATCGGCAACCTCGTCCAGAACGGCGCCATCGCCCCCGTGCAGCTGCCCGCCGACGCCCAGCAGAAGGTCGCGCCCGTCGGCCTCACCGCCGTCACCTACGACGGTCAGGTCTACGGCGTGCCCTACTCGGTGGAGACCCTGGCCCTGTTCGCCAACAAGACGCTCACCCAGGTCCCCGAGCCCAAGAGCATCGAGGAGCTCGTGAGCGCGGCGCAGGCCGGCGGCGCCGAGAACCCGCTGTCGCTGCCGATCGGCGAGGCCGGCGACGCCTACCACATGGAGCCGCTGTACTCCTCGGCCGGTGGCTACCTGTTCAAGCGCAACGACGACGGCACCTACGACACGAGCGACCTCGGCGTCGGCAAGGAGGGCTCGATCGCCGCGGCCGAGAAGATGCACGACCTCGGTCAGCAGGGCGTCCTGAAGACGACGATCTCGGGTGACAACGCGATCTCGCTGTTCACCGACGGCAAGGCCGCCTACCTGATCTCGGGCCCGTGGGCGCTCTCGGACATCAAGACCGCCAAGGTGGACTTCGCGATGGCCGCCGTGCCCGGCTTCGAGGGCATGCAGCCGGCTCGCTCCTTCGCGGGCGTCAACGCCTTCTACGTCGCCACGAAGGCCAAGAACCAGGCCTTCGCGGTGCAGTTCGTCAACGCGGTCGCGACCGACCCGTCGATCGCCGAGGGCATGTTCGGCGTCAACGAGCTGCCGCCCACGAGCCTGGACCTGCAGCAGTCCCTCGCGGCCGACAACCCCGAGATGGTCCAGATCGCCCAGTACGCGGAGAACGCCGACCCGATGCCCGCGATCCCGCAGATGCAGGAGGTCTGGGGACCGCTCGGCCAGGCCGAGGCGAACATCGTCAAGGGCGCCGACCCGACGTCGACGATGGAGTCCGCCGGCCAGGAGATCACCTCCAAGATCTGA